The genomic segment AACAAGTCGCTACCGCTCGGGACGAAGGTCAAGGTCGGGCAGGCCAAGCGCCGCGGCGAGATCGCGTACTCGAGCTGGATCGCGATGCGGCGCGCCGACGAGAAGGTCGACTCGCCGACCTGCCGCTTCAACGACTTCGCGCTGATCGAGCTCCCTCGCGGCGTGGCGAGGAAGGCACGGCCGACCGTCCCCTACTTCGGCGGACCGACCGGCCTCGCCCCGGCCAACTCGTCGAAGGAGGCCGGAGACCCCGTCTACTCCTACGGCCACTCGAGCCTGCGTCCCGACGGCGAGCGCACCCTGCGGCGCAAGTCGGGGATCGTGACGAGCACGAGCGGTCAGGGCTGGAGCCGGACGGTGCGCACGGACTCGCCCGGAGTCCCCGGCGACTCGGGCAGCCCGTTCCTCGACGGGAAGGGCCGCGCGCTCGGGACGCTGAGCACCGTCGCGCTGTTCCCCGACACGGCTTCCAACGGCGTCGCCGATCTGCGCAAGGAGGTCGCCTACGCGCGCGAGCACGGCATGGACGGCCTCAAGCTCATCGAGGGGCGCAAGCCGTTCGACGACCGCGGTATGGAACTGCCGGGTCTGCCAGGCGGTCTCCCCGACCTGCCGTAGCCGGGCCCGGGCCTAGAAGCCCATCCGGCGGCTGAGGATCTCCTTCATGATCTCGTCGGTGCCGCCGCCGATCGGGCCGAGGCGAGCGTCGCGCAGTGCGCGCTCGATCCCGTACTCGGTCATGTAGCCGTAGCCGCCGAGGATCTGCAGGCACTCGTCGGCGACCTCGACCGCCGCGCGCTGGGTCTGCAGCTTCGCGATCGTCACCTCGCGCACGCACTCCTCGCCGGCGGCGTGGCGGCGTAGCGCCGCGTAGGTGACCGAGCGTCCGGCTTCGAGCTTCAACGCCATCTCGGCGATCTTGTGGCGGATGACCTGGTGGCGGCCGATCGGGCGCCCGAACGCCTCGCGCTCGCCGGCGTAGTCGATCGCGCGGCCGAGCAGCCAGCGCATCGTGCCGACGGCGCCGAGCGCCATCGCGAGCCGCTCCCAGGCGAAGTTCTCCATGATCAGCGCGAAGCCGCCGTTCTCGGCGCCGAGCAGGTTCTCGCGCGGCACGAAGACCTGGTCGAAGCTGAGCTCGGCCGTGTCGGAGGAGTGCCACCCGAGCTTCTCGAGCTTGCGCGCGACCGCGTAGCCGGGCATCTCGCGCTCGAGGATCAGGAACGACATCCCGCCGTGGCCGCCCTCCGGCGTCGTCCGGACCGCGCAGACGAGGAAGTCGGCGACGCAACCGCCGGTGATGAACGTCTTCGAGCCCGAGACCTCCCAGCCGCCCTCGACCGCGACGGCGCGGGTCTTCACCGCGGCCACGTCCGATCCGCCGCCGGGCTCGGTGATCCCGAGCGCCGCGATCCTCTCGCCGCGGATCGCCGGGCGCAGGAACCGCTCGTGCTGCTCAGGGGTCCCGAATGCAAGCACCGGCGGCATCGCGATCCCCGCGTGCGCACCCAGCCCCGCGGCGACACCGCCGGGCGCGCCCGCCGCGGCGATCTCCTCGGCGAAGACCGCGGCGTGGACGACGTCGCCACCCTGGCCGCCGAGCTCGGTCGGGGCCGTGATCCCGAAGAATCCGAGCTCGCCGGCGCGCTCGTACAGCGAGCGCGGGAACCCGCGCTCGCGCTCCCATTCGTCGGCGTGAGGGACGATCTCCTCGCGCGTCCAGCGCGCGACAGTCTCGCGCAGGTGCTCGTGCTCGGCGGTGAACGGCGGCAGCGAGGCGCGGACGCCGGAGTCGGTTACGACGCTCATCGCGCGCTCAGCAGTCGGCTGGGCGGGCCGCTCCTACAGCCCGTAGGAGCGGCCGATCACGTCGAGCATGATCTCGTCGGTGCCGGCGCCGATCCGGTTCAGACGGCAGTCGCGATAGGCGCGCTCGATCTCGTACTCCTTCATGTAGCCGTAGCCGCCCATGATCTGGATGCACTCGTCGGCCACCTCGGCGCAGATCCGCGAGGAGTGGAGCTTGGCCATCGTGATCTCGCGCACCGGATACTCGCCGTTGGCGAAGCGCCAGGCGGTCGAGTACGTGAGCTGCTTCGAGGTCTCGATCTTCGTCGCCATCTCGGCGAACTTGTGCCGGATCACCTGGAACTTCGAGATCGGGCGCCCGAACGCGTCACGCTCGCGCGCGTACTCGGCGGTCTTCTCGAACATCCGCTCGGCGCCCGCGACGGCCCCCGCCGCGGCGACGAGCCGCTCGCCCTGGAGCTCCCAGGAGATGTGGTAGAAGCCCTTGCCCTCCTGGCCGAGCATGTTCTCGGCCGGCACCCGCACCCCCTCGAAGGAGAGCTCGGCGGTGTCTGAGGAGTGCATTCCCATTTTCTCGAGCTTGCGAGAGACGGTGAAGCCGGGCGTCGGGTTGCCGTCCTCGTCCTTCAGGTCGACGACGAACAGCGTGATCCCGTCATGGCGCGCCTCGGGGTCGGTCTTCGTCACGAGGACGATGAAGTCGGCGCGGGCGCCGTTGGTGATGAAGATCTTCGATCCGTCGATCACGTATTCGTCGCCGTCGCGGATCGCCTTCGTCCGGATCCCCGCGACGTCGGATCCGGCGCCGGGCTCGGTGATCCCCAGGCAGCCGATCTTGTCTCCCTTGATCCCGGGGACGAGGTAGCGCTGCTTGAGGTCCTCGGTGCCGAGCATCTCGATCGGCGGCAGGACCATGTCCGTATGGACCGCCATACCCATGTTGAGACCGCCGTTGGCTGAGTAGGAGAGCGCCTCGGCGCGGACGAGTGAGTAGTAGTAGTCGCCGCCCTGGCCGCCGTACTCCTCGGGGAAGCAGAGGCCGACGAAGCCGAGCTCGCCGGCGCGCTTGAAGACCCAGTCGGGGAAGAACGTCTCCTCCCACTCGTTGCGGTGCGGGTGGAGCTCGTCGAGCACCCACTTCTTCATCGACTCACGCAGGTCCTCGTGCTCGTCGGTGAACAGCATGTGCTTGCGCGAAGCCGCGTGATCGGGCTTCAGCGGGGTCTCGGTTGCGGCCACTCGGTCTCTCCTCGGGTCCGTGGATACGGTGACGTGAGCATATGAAGTATAAAGTCGCACTTCCTACTCTGTGATCACCCCGCCGACCCAACCCGAAGCCCTCGCCGTTCGCAGGCGCCGTCGCCATGGCTGAGTCGCTGATCGCCTACGAGGTCGCCGACGGGGTCGCGACGATCACGCTCGACAACCCAGAGAAGCGCAACATGCTCTCGCACGCGATGCTCGGCGAGCTGGTCGACGCGTTCACGCGGGCCCGCGATTCCGACGAGGTCCGGGCCGTCGTTCTGACCGGCCGCGGGAAGGTCTTCTGCGCGGGCGCCGACCTCGGCGGGTTCTCCGGCGACGCGACGCTGATCGAGAAGCACCGCGCCTCCGATCTCTTCCTCGAGCTCTTCCGGCTGATCCCTCGGCTCGGCAAGCCGAGCCTCTGCGCGGTCAACGGGCACGTCCTCGCCGGCGGGCTCGGCCTCGCGATCTCGTGCGACCTCGTGATCGCCAGGCAGGGGGCGGGCTTCGGGACGCCGGAGATCAACGTCGGCGCGTTCCCCTACATGATCATGGCGCTGATCTATCGCAACGTTCCGCGCAAGAAGGTCAACGAGATGGTCCTGCTCGGCGAGCGGATGAGCGCCGAGGAGGCGGTCGAGTTCGGGCTCGCGAACAAGGTCGTCGCCGAGGACGAGTTCGACGCCGCGGTCGCCGACTGGGCCGGGCGCCTCGCCTCGAAGAGTCCGCTGCTGATGCGGATCGGCCACGACGCGATGCACCGTCAGGCCGACATGGCGACAGACGACGCGCTCGAGCACCTGCGCTCGCAGCTCACGCTCACCTTCTCGACTGAGGACCTGACCGAGGGGGTCAGGGCGTTCTTCGAGAAGCGCGAGCCGCAGTGGAAGGGCCGCTGAGGATGGGTGCGGGAGAGGACACGACTTCGAAGCTCGGGTCGGAGGACCCGGGGGTCGGTGAGGAGAGAGAGGCACCGGACCGCTCGGGAGGCGGGACCGGCGAGACGCACCCTCTGGACGGAGGAGAGACAGGGCGGGAGCCCGGCGGTGGCGCGCAGAGCGCCGCCGCCGGTTCCTCTCGCGCCGAGTCGCCCGACGCCGCTCTGACCCCCGACGCCGATCCCTCCACCGACGCCGGTGAGCAGACCGGCATGGCGCGCCACGTCGCCGAGCTCGCCAAACGCCGTGAGACCGCGCGGCTCGGCGGCGGCGAGGAGAAGATCGACAGGCAGCACGCGCGCGGCAAGCTGACCGCCCGCGAGCGGATCGAGCTGCTCGTCGACCCCGGCAGCTTCGTCGAGCTCGGCCTCCACGGTCGCCCGCACTTCTCGCAGGCCGCGATGCAGGGCAAGGACGCGCCGGCAGACGGTGTGGTCACCGGTTGGGGCGATGTCGACGGGCGCCCGGCGGCGATCGCCGCCTACGACTTCACCGTTATGGCCGGTTCGATGGGCACGACCGGCGAGATCAAGGTCTCGCGGCTGCGCGAGATGGCGCTCTCGAAGCGGATGCCGATGATCTGGTTGCTCGACTCGGCCGGAGCGCGGATCCAGGAGGCGGCGGGCTCGCTGTTCGCCGGCTCGGGCCACCTCTTCCAGGAGGAGGTCGTGATGTCGGGCGTCGTGCCGATGGTCGCGGCGATGATGGGGCCCTGCGCCGCGGGCACGGCCTACATCCCGGCGCTCTCGGACTTCGTGCCGATGGTCTCCGGGCAGGGCGCGATGGCGCTCGCCGGGCCACACCTGACGAAGGCGGTCACCGGCGAGGACATCTCGATGGAGGACCTGGGCGGCGCCAAGGTCCACTGCCGCAAATCAGGCGTCGGCGACCTCGAGGTCAAAGACGACGAGGAGTGCATCAGCAAGGTCCGCGACTACCTGTCCTTCTTCCCGTCGAACTGCGACGCGGCGCCGCCGCGCCGCGAGACGCGCGACCCGGCCGACCGGATGTCCGATCGGCTACTCGACATCGTCCCCGACTCGGCGCGCAAGCCCTACGACATGTACGACGTGATCGCCGAGATCGTCGATGACGGCGAGTGGTTCGACATCAAGCCGAAGTTCGCGCGCACGATCATCACGGCGCTGGCGCGGATCGACGGCCGGCCGGTCGGCCTCGTCGCCAATCAGCCGAAGCACCTCGGCGGCATCCTCGAGAACGACTCGGCCGACAAGGCCGCGCGGTTCGTCAACCTCTGCGACGCCTTCAACATCCCGCTCGTCTTCCTCCAGGACGTGCCG from the Thermoleophilia bacterium SCSIO 60948 genome contains:
- a CDS encoding acyl-CoA dehydrogenase, with product MSVVTDSGVRASLPPFTAEHEHLRETVARWTREEIVPHADEWERERGFPRSLYERAGELGFFGITAPTELGGQGGDVVHAAVFAEEIAAAGAPGGVAAGLGAHAGIAMPPVLAFGTPEQHERFLRPAIRGERIAALGITEPGGGSDVAAVKTRAVAVEGGWEVSGSKTFITGGCVADFLVCAVRTTPEGGHGGMSFLILEREMPGYAVARKLEKLGWHSSDTAELSFDQVFVPRENLLGAENGGFALIMENFAWERLAMALGAVGTMRWLLGRAIDYAGEREAFGRPIGRHQVIRHKIAEMALKLEAGRSVTYAALRRHAAGEECVREVTIAKLQTQRAAVEVADECLQILGGYGYMTEYGIERALRDARLGPIGGGTDEIMKEILSRRMGF
- a CDS encoding enoyl-CoA hydratase/isomerase family protein, which encodes MAESLIAYEVADGVATITLDNPEKRNMLSHAMLGELVDAFTRARDSDEVRAVVLTGRGKVFCAGADLGGFSGDATLIEKHRASDLFLELFRLIPRLGKPSLCAVNGHVLAGGLGLAISCDLVIARQGAGFGTPEINVGAFPYMIMALIYRNVPRKKVNEMVLLGERMSAEEAVEFGLANKVVAEDEFDAAVADWAGRLASKSPLLMRIGHDAMHRQADMATDDALEHLRSQLTLTFSTEDLTEGVRAFFEKREPQWKGR
- a CDS encoding acyl-CoA dehydrogenase, translating into MLFTDEHEDLRESMKKWVLDELHPHRNEWEETFFPDWVFKRAGELGFVGLCFPEEYGGQGGDYYYSLVRAEALSYSANGGLNMGMAVHTDMVLPPIEMLGTEDLKQRYLVPGIKGDKIGCLGITEPGAGSDVAGIRTKAIRDGDEYVIDGSKIFITNGARADFIVLVTKTDPEARHDGITLFVVDLKDEDGNPTPGFTVSRKLEKMGMHSSDTAELSFEGVRVPAENMLGQEGKGFYHISWELQGERLVAAAGAVAGAERMFEKTAEYARERDAFGRPISKFQVIRHKFAEMATKIETSKQLTYSTAWRFANGEYPVREITMAKLHSSRICAEVADECIQIMGGYGYMKEYEIERAYRDCRLNRIGAGTDEIMLDVIGRSYGL
- a CDS encoding trypsin-like peptidase domain-containing protein: MTPQRSVSAAVVAALIALLAVALPGAATGAKNRGVHPGVQTYTKGGQCTANFLFKRGRTRYIGQSAHCSGKGEATDTNGCKNKSLPLGTKVKVGQAKRRGEIAYSSWIAMRRADEKVDSPTCRFNDFALIELPRGVARKARPTVPYFGGPTGLAPANSSKEAGDPVYSYGHSSLRPDGERTLRRKSGIVTSTSGQGWSRTVRTDSPGVPGDSGSPFLDGKGRALGTLSTVALFPDTASNGVADLRKEVAYAREHGMDGLKLIEGRKPFDDRGMELPGLPGGLPDLP
- a CDS encoding acyl-CoA carboxylase subunit beta, giving the protein MARHVAELAKRRETARLGGGEEKIDRQHARGKLTARERIELLVDPGSFVELGLHGRPHFSQAAMQGKDAPADGVVTGWGDVDGRPAAIAAYDFTVMAGSMGTTGEIKVSRLREMALSKRMPMIWLLDSAGARIQEAAGSLFAGSGHLFQEEVVMSGVVPMVAAMMGPCAAGTAYIPALSDFVPMVSGQGAMALAGPHLTKAVTGEDISMEDLGGAKVHCRKSGVGDLEVKDDEECISKVRDYLSFFPSNCDAAPPRRETRDPADRMSDRLLDIVPDSARKPYDMYDVIAEIVDDGEWFDIKPKFARTIITALARIDGRPVGLVANQPKHLGGILENDSADKAARFVNLCDAFNIPLVFLQDVPGFMVGSKVEHAGIIRHGAKMLYAVSRATVPKLTVVVRKAYGAGYYVMNGRAYEPDLIVAWPGAEISVMGAEGAVNIIGRSAIEASEDPDATREAMLAEVRKIIDPYIAAGNAMIDDIIDPRETRPVLARALRMAENKEVARPRKKHGVMPV